A stretch of Flavobacterium sp. N1994 DNA encodes these proteins:
- a CDS encoding oligosaccharide flippase family protein, whose protein sequence is MQKSTSYKSIFKATSIFGGVQVFNILVTLIRSKAVAVLIGTAGMGLNGLFMSSLNLIKTISGLGISESAVRDISKAHSTGDTEHIGKTFTVFKRWIWITAALGIVITIAFSPLLSKVAFGSTKNWTSYIWLSVTFLFGALSGGIYTFLRGTRQIKYLAQANIIGAIAGLFAALPIFYFYGIEGIVPAIILTALGNYLVSLYFRRKVKFTKVNISWTETFSLGKPMVQLGLSLTLINLMTAAIAFVLNAFISKTGNLSDLGLYNAGQAIVEGYVGMVFTAMATDYFPRLSGVISDDKKWKQLVNEQSELVIIILSIVLVLLISTTPILIRILLSKEFLASQDFILWAVLSIPLKGLVWVTGFVILAKGHNKLFLTVELITNIILLGFNLVFYKFYGLNGLGISIIISYFIFTIIMIAVLKSKYQFNFSNDVILLTLKSLIALSLCLASIKLLGYPNAYYVEAVIVVITISYSLYELNKRVNLKGILLYVKDKIKR, encoded by the coding sequence GTGCAAAAATCTACCAGTTATAAATCTATTTTTAAAGCAACTTCAATTTTTGGAGGCGTTCAGGTATTTAACATTTTGGTTACCCTTATTCGTAGTAAAGCGGTCGCTGTCCTTATTGGAACTGCTGGAATGGGTTTGAACGGTTTGTTTATGTCAAGCTTGAATTTAATCAAAACCATTTCTGGGCTTGGTATTTCGGAAAGTGCAGTTCGCGATATATCCAAGGCACACTCTACAGGTGATACCGAGCATATAGGAAAGACCTTTACCGTTTTTAAACGCTGGATTTGGATAACGGCTGCTCTGGGAATTGTAATAACCATTGCATTTTCACCTCTTTTGAGTAAAGTTGCTTTTGGCTCGACCAAAAATTGGACTTCTTATATTTGGCTTTCGGTTACATTTCTTTTTGGAGCATTATCAGGTGGAATCTATACATTTTTAAGAGGAACACGACAAATAAAATATTTGGCTCAAGCCAATATAATTGGTGCCATCGCAGGATTGTTTGCCGCTTTACCAATTTTCTATTTTTACGGAATTGAAGGCATCGTTCCGGCAATTATCTTAACCGCCTTAGGAAATTACTTGGTTTCGCTCTATTTCAGAAGAAAAGTCAAGTTTACCAAGGTAAATATTAGTTGGACTGAAACATTTAGTTTGGGTAAACCAATGGTGCAATTAGGATTGAGCTTAACCTTGATTAACCTAATGACAGCTGCGATTGCGTTTGTTTTAAACGCATTCATTTCCAAAACCGGAAATCTGTCTGACCTTGGCTTGTACAATGCAGGTCAGGCCATTGTTGAAGGTTATGTCGGAATGGTTTTCACGGCTATGGCGACTGATTATTTCCCGAGGTTATCCGGAGTTATTAGCGATGATAAAAAATGGAAACAACTTGTAAACGAGCAGTCAGAATTAGTTATTATTATTCTGAGTATCGTTTTGGTATTACTAATTTCAACCACGCCAATCTTAATCCGTATTTTGCTAAGTAAAGAGTTTTTAGCTTCACAAGATTTTATTCTTTGGGCTGTACTTTCAATACCATTAAAAGGATTGGTTTGGGTTACTGGATTTGTAATTTTAGCCAAAGGACACAACAAGCTTTTCCTTACCGTTGAATTAATTACCAATATAATTTTACTCGGATTCAATTTGGTGTTTTATAAATTTTATGGGCTTAACGGACTTGGAATATCTATTATAATAAGCTATTTTATTTTTACTATTATTATGATTGCCGTTTTAAAATCGAAGTATCAATTTAATTTTTCAAACGATGTAATACTGCTTACACTGAAAAGTTTAATTGCTTTATCATTGTGTTTGGCATCAATAAAACTCTTGGGGTATCCCAATGCTTATTATGTTGAAGCGGTTATTGTTGTAATCACCATTTCGTACAGTTTATACGAACTCAATAAAAGAGTAAATCTCAAAGGGATTTTACTTTATGTTAAAGACAAGATTAAAAGATAA
- a CDS encoding DegT/DnrJ/EryC1/StrS family aminotransferase: MIKFLDLQKINAQYANELKQTASEVIDSGWFLMGEKVNSFETKLANYIGTKNAIGVANGLDALRLILKAYIDMGVMNEGDEVIVPANTYIASVLAITDNRLKPILVEPKVSNFNIDIDLIESQITPKTKAIMIVHLYGQVCWNDKLADLAKKYNLKVIEDNAQAIGAIWNGIKTGNLGDAAGFSFYPGKNLGALGDAGAVTTNDDALAKHIRALGNYGSQKKYVNEFQGLNSRLDEIQAAFLEIKLKYIDTENQYRRQLASLYLKGIKNPNITLPFPENTKLDYAQNTEHVWHLFVIRCTDREKLQEYLIANDIQTLIHYPIPPNKQLAYKEMNHMDYPITNAIHNEVMSIPISPVMIEDEVQKIITILNEFKV; encoded by the coding sequence ATGATTAAATTCTTAGACTTACAAAAAATAAACGCTCAATATGCAAACGAACTAAAGCAAACGGCTTCAGAAGTTATTGATTCTGGTTGGTTTTTAATGGGTGAAAAAGTAAATAGTTTTGAAACTAAGTTGGCCAACTATATCGGAACAAAAAATGCCATAGGGGTAGCCAATGGATTAGATGCTTTGCGATTGATTTTAAAAGCATACATCGATATGGGTGTTATGAATGAAGGTGATGAAGTGATTGTTCCAGCAAATACCTATATAGCTTCTGTTTTGGCTATTACAGATAACCGATTGAAACCTATTTTAGTTGAACCAAAAGTTTCTAACTTTAATATCGATATTGATTTAATAGAAAGTCAAATCACTCCGAAAACGAAAGCCATAATGATTGTTCATTTATACGGACAAGTTTGTTGGAATGACAAGTTAGCCGATTTGGCTAAAAAATACAATTTAAAAGTTATCGAAGATAATGCCCAAGCCATAGGTGCTATATGGAACGGAATTAAAACAGGAAATCTTGGTGACGCAGCTGGGTTTAGTTTCTATCCTGGAAAAAATCTGGGTGCTTTAGGTGATGCCGGAGCTGTGACCACTAATGATGATGCATTGGCAAAACACATTCGAGCTTTAGGAAACTATGGTAGTCAAAAGAAATATGTCAACGAATTTCAAGGATTGAATAGTAGATTAGATGAGATTCAGGCTGCTTTTTTAGAAATAAAACTGAAATACATCGATACCGAAAATCAATACCGAAGACAATTAGCATCGTTATATCTTAAAGGAATTAAAAATCCAAACATAACATTGCCATTTCCAGAAAATACCAAATTGGATTATGCTCAAAATACGGAACATGTTTGGCATTTGTTTGTTATTCGTTGCACAGATAGAGAGAAATTGCAAGAATATTTAATAGCAAACGATATTCAAACGTTGATACATTACCCAATTCCACCCAACAAACAGCTTGCCTATAAAGAAATGAATCATATGGATTATCCAATTACAAATGCTATACACAACGAGGTAATGAGTATACCAATTAGTCCGGTGATGATTGAGGATGAAGTTCAAAAAATTATAACCATCTTAAACGAATTCAAGGTATAA
- a CDS encoding DegT/DnrJ/EryC1/StrS family aminotransferase — protein sequence MFVLNPDQFLLPAYRLCPFKTDYVASNSVVPEDDFAVTYFNTKFGKGNWRYTFNGREAIRLALESYELQPTDLVTIITTSQNFYISSCVTNTIEKFCRWNRELLPETKLILVNHEFGFVHQQMEKLVATGLPIIEDCCTTFFSQDSNNAIGKYGDFSTYSFTKFFPIQIGGILVNNKGISKINTSSLSSQQTQYIQNVLSNQLKNNPIQLDKRKKNYDCLLELLIPLGFTARFDNTDSTVPYVLVLNNNGVIKDLNELKIFLNNNGIQSSVFYGEDAFFIPCHQNLESLDLSYFSQVIKEIIKKVQ from the coding sequence GTGTTTGTACTAAATCCAGATCAATTTTTGTTGCCAGCTTACAGACTATGTCCATTTAAAACAGACTATGTTGCTTCTAATTCTGTAGTACCTGAAGATGATTTTGCAGTAACTTACTTTAATACTAAATTCGGAAAAGGGAACTGGCGCTATACTTTCAACGGGCGTGAAGCCATCCGATTAGCACTAGAAAGCTATGAGTTGCAACCAACAGATTTGGTGACTATAATTACTACATCTCAGAACTTTTATATCAGTTCTTGTGTAACCAACACTATTGAAAAATTTTGTCGTTGGAACAGAGAATTACTTCCTGAAACTAAATTGATATTGGTTAATCATGAATTTGGATTTGTTCATCAACAAATGGAAAAGTTAGTAGCTACTGGATTACCAATCATCGAAGATTGCTGTACCACTTTTTTTAGTCAAGACAGTAATAATGCTATTGGGAAATATGGTGATTTTTCGACTTACAGTTTTACCAAATTTTTTCCAATTCAAATAGGTGGCATTTTAGTAAATAATAAAGGGATTTCAAAAATTAATACATCTAGTTTAAGCAGTCAACAAACACAATATATTCAAAATGTACTTTCAAATCAGTTGAAAAACAACCCAATTCAATTGGATAAAAGAAAGAAAAATTATGATTGTTTATTGGAGTTATTGATTCCATTAGGTTTTACAGCACGCTTTGACAATACTGATTCAACTGTTCCTTATGTTTTAGTTCTGAACAATAATGGGGTGATTAAAGATTTAAATGAACTAAAAATATTTTTAAATAATAACGGAATACAAAGCAGTGTTTTTTATGGAGAAGATGCCTTTTTTATTCCTTGTCATCAAAATTTAGAATCTTTAGACTTGAGCTATTTTAGTCAGGTAATCAAAGAAATAATAAAAAAAGTTCAATAG
- a CDS encoding GNAT family N-acetyltransferase, with translation MIELKKYDSSQKTIWDTFITNSRVNTFLFHRDFMEYHSDRFEDFSLLIYRKGKLEAVLPGNIKNNIFYTHQGLTYGGLVTSAKITAIDVLHIFEEVNLFLKENAINEVVYKAIPLIYHKQPMQEDVYALYRLKADKISCTLSSSIFTKNKIPFTESRKSGLRKAKNTGISIEESTDYTSFWNILDTNLTNNHGVKPVHTLEEIVKLRNLFPENIKLFCSYLDGKMIAGTVLFIMENIIHVQYISANDEGKLSGAIDLLFDEIINVIFNDIEVIDFGHSNEDSGNYLNERLIFQKEGFGGRGVVYEIYSYKI, from the coding sequence ATGATTGAGTTAAAAAAATATGATTCCTCTCAGAAAACTATTTGGGATACTTTTATTACCAATTCGAGAGTAAATACATTTCTCTTTCATAGAGATTTTATGGAGTATCATTCCGATAGATTTGAAGATTTTTCATTATTAATTTATCGAAAAGGAAAGCTAGAAGCTGTTTTGCCTGGCAACATAAAAAATAATATTTTCTATACTCATCAAGGTTTAACTTATGGCGGATTAGTTACATCAGCTAAAATAACAGCAATTGATGTCCTCCATATTTTTGAAGAAGTAAATCTTTTTTTAAAAGAAAACGCAATAAATGAAGTGGTATATAAAGCAATACCATTAATTTATCACAAACAACCAATGCAAGAAGATGTTTATGCATTGTATAGACTTAAAGCAGATAAAATATCGTGTACGCTATCAAGTTCTATCTTTACAAAAAATAAAATCCCTTTTACAGAATCGAGAAAAAGTGGGTTACGGAAAGCGAAAAATACAGGAATTAGTATAGAAGAAAGTACAGATTACACATCTTTCTGGAATATATTAGATACAAATCTTACCAATAATCACGGAGTAAAACCAGTACATACTTTAGAAGAAATTGTAAAGTTGAGAAATTTATTCCCAGAAAATATTAAGTTGTTTTGTTCTTATCTTGATGGAAAAATGATAGCAGGCACAGTACTTTTTATCATGGAAAATATCATTCATGTTCAGTATATTTCAGCCAATGATGAGGGAAAATTATCAGGAGCTATTGACTTATTGTTTGATGAAATTATTAATGTGATTTTCAATGACATTGAAGTAATTGATTTCGGTCATTCTAATGAAGATTCAGGAAATTATTTAAATGAACGATTAATTTTCCAAAAAGAAGGATTTGGAGGTCGAGGAGTAGTGTATGAAATATATAGTTATAAAATTTAA
- a CDS encoding sugar 3,4-ketoisomerase has translation MSSTTTIFDCKLLDFPKNHQLNGNLTSITNGKEVPFDIKRIYYLYDVPGGNSRGGHAHKDLDQIMVALSGSFTVTIDDGNNKQSFHLFQPYQGLLIPPGLWRDLDTFSSGSICMVLASELYDEADYFRDYEEFLKYKLL, from the coding sequence ATGAGCAGTACAACTACTATCTTTGATTGTAAGCTTTTAGATTTTCCTAAGAACCATCAACTTAATGGAAATTTAACCTCAATTACTAATGGTAAAGAAGTTCCTTTTGATATTAAAAGAATATACTACCTATATGACGTACCAGGAGGGAATAGTAGAGGAGGACATGCACATAAAGATTTGGATCAGATAATGGTTGCTTTAAGTGGGAGTTTTACAGTTACTATTGATGACGGAAATAACAAGCAAAGTTTTCATTTGTTTCAACCTTATCAAGGTTTGCTAATTCCACCAGGTTTGTGGCGAGATTTAGATACTTTTTCCAGTGGTTCTATTTGTATGGTTTTAGCCTCTGAATTGTATGATGAAGCGGATTATTTTAGAGATTATGAAGAGTTTTTAAAGTATAAATTACTATGA
- a CDS encoding sugar 3,4-ketoisomerase: MDTLEMDKPQLIQLPKIHDLRGNLTFIQHPDHLPFEIKRVFWIYDVPGGETRGGHAYKTQHELIISLSGSFDVVITYPDGKLQRFTLNRSYFALYIPSLHWRHMENFSTNSVSLHLCSDSFDEDDYMRELDSYLIHK; encoded by the coding sequence ATGGATACATTAGAAATGGATAAACCACAACTGATTCAGCTTCCTAAAATACATGATTTAAGGGGGAATTTGACTTTTATACAACATCCAGACCATTTGCCTTTTGAGATAAAACGAGTTTTTTGGATTTACGATGTGCCTGGAGGTGAAACTCGAGGAGGACATGCTTATAAAACACAACATGAACTTATAATTTCTTTGAGTGGTAGTTTTGATGTTGTCATAACATATCCTGATGGTAAGCTGCAACGATTTACACTTAATAGAAGTTATTTTGCTCTTTATATACCATCTTTACATTGGCGACATATGGAAAATTTTTCAACTAACTCGGTTTCATTACACCTATGTAGTGATAGTTTTGATGAAGATGATTATATGAGAGAATTAGATTCTTATTTAATACACAAATAA
- a CDS encoding ArsR family transcriptional regulator encodes MLENLITSKTRLRLLVKFFINVANEGYLRGLASEMNESTNSIRKELNNLTDAGYLIRKEANQKITYKANQHNPFFILLQQIVRKYIGLDTIIEMVLERMGAVHRVFIVGDYVKGIDSGRIEVVLEGKDLNEEYIKQLSHKIEAEIQKKVVFYLTNKHDNSGLLVFENELAINTIVTNT; translated from the coding sequence ATGCTTGAAAATTTAATTACTTCGAAAACACGATTACGTCTCCTTGTAAAGTTTTTTATAAACGTTGCAAATGAAGGCTATCTTCGTGGTTTGGCATCAGAGATGAATGAGTCAACCAATTCTATTCGTAAAGAATTAAATAACCTCACAGATGCGGGTTATTTGATACGTAAAGAAGCCAATCAAAAGATTACATATAAAGCTAATCAGCATAATCCTTTTTTTATTTTACTTCAACAAATTGTACGGAAGTATATTGGACTCGATACTATTATTGAAATGGTCTTAGAGCGAATGGGTGCTGTTCATCGAGTTTTTATTGTTGGGGATTATGTTAAAGGAATTGATAGTGGTAGAATAGAAGTTGTTTTAGAGGGGAAAGATTTAAATGAAGAATATATTAAACAATTGTCGCATAAAATTGAAGCTGAGATACAGAAGAAAGTAGTTTTTTATCTCACGAATAAACATGATAATAGTGGTTTATTAGTTTTTGAAAATGAACTAGCAATCAATACTATTGTGACAAATACTTAA
- a CDS encoding UpxY family transcription antiterminator has translation MPWYALYTKSRQEKKVADRLLQIGIEAYCPLIIQDRQWSDRKKRVEVPLLPSYVFVNIESQERELVFQVSGVVRFLYWLGQPAIIKDYEIEMIQKRLKDKITSYEIVGIQPGSLYEITSGPFIGQKGIVDKVDKNQITLVLEQLGVKIILHK, from the coding sequence ATGCCATGGTATGCTTTATATACAAAGTCAAGACAAGAAAAAAAAGTAGCAGATCGTCTACTTCAAATCGGTATTGAAGCATATTGTCCTTTAATTATCCAAGATCGTCAATGGTCAGATAGAAAAAAAAGAGTTGAAGTACCCTTATTACCATCCTACGTTTTTGTTAATATAGAATCACAAGAAAGAGAACTGGTTTTTCAAGTTTCGGGAGTAGTACGTTTTTTGTACTGGCTTGGTCAACCAGCTATTATTAAAGATTATGAAATCGAAATGATCCAAAAACGATTAAAAGACAAAATCACTTCTTATGAAATTGTAGGTATTCAACCAGGTTCTTTATATGAAATTACCTCTGGTCCTTTTATAGGTCAAAAAGGAATTGTTGATAAGGTTGATAAAAACCAAATTACTTTAGTCTTAGAACAGTTAGGTGTAAAAATTATTCTACATAAGTAA